A window of the Lactuca sativa cultivar Salinas chromosome 5, Lsat_Salinas_v11, whole genome shotgun sequence genome harbors these coding sequences:
- the LOC128126116 gene encoding mannan endo-1,4-beta-mannosidase 4-like: MPGKGNAVLKGDCKGKCHPSTINDSFVETRTHHFMVNGKPLYFNGFNAYWLMCMASDPSTRVKVTDAFQESSKIGMNLVRTWAFSDGGNKPLQTSPGFYNEDMFKGLDFVISEAKKYGIHLILSLVNNWDDFGGKKQYVQWARDHGGQYLNSDDDFFTNVVVKGYYKNHLKTILTRRNSITGVDYKDDSTIFAWELMNEPHCQSDLSGKFLQEWIVEMAAEIKSIDKNHLLEIGLEGFYGESMPEKKQNNPGYEVGTDFITNNGVNNVDFATIHLYPDQWVPGASDEARAKFVEKWINAHIEDCDSILRKPLLIAEFGKSSWSSGYTVEARDEYFGGIFNTAYESARNRGSCSGTTFWQVMAEGMDNWGDGYQVVLDQNPSTAAIIAKQSQRISSLNSSTNLEFSPVAVEK; this comes from the exons ATGCCAGGAAAAGGAAATGCAGTTCTAAAAGGAGATTGCAAGGGTAAATGCCACCCGTCAACCATTAACGATAGTTTTGTGGAGACAAGGACACATCATTTCATGGTTAATGGAAAGCCGTTGTATTTTAATGGCTTTAACGCCTACTGGTTAATGTGTATGGCTTCTGATCCATCTACAAGGGTGAAGGTCACAGATGCATTTCAAGAATCTTCCAAGATAGGAATGAACCTGGTTAGGACTTGGGCTTTTAGTGATGGTGGCAACAAACCCCTGCAAACCTCTCCCGGTTTTTACAATGAGGACATGTTTAAG GGATTGGATTTTGTGATATCAGAAGCGAAAAAGTATGGGATTCACTTGATTCTCAGCTTGGTTAATAACTGGGATGATTTTGGAGGTAAAAAACAATATGTTCAGTGGGCAAGGGATCATGGAGGACAATACTTGAATAGTGATGATGATTTCTTTACTAACGTTGTAGTTAAAGGATATTATAAGaatcatttgaag ACCATTCTTACGAGACGCAACTCAATCACCGGGGTTGACTACAAGGATGATTCCACCATCTTTGCATGGGAGCTAATGAACGAACCCCACTGCCAGTCTGATCTATCAGGGAAATTTCTACAG GAATGGATAGTAGAAATGGCAGCTGAAATAAAGTCCATTGATAAGAACCATCTTCTCGAAATCGGACTTGAAGGGTTTTATGGGGAATCAATGCCTGAAAAGAAGCAAAACAATCCGGGCTATGAAGTAGGGACCGACTTCATTACAAACAACGGCGTCAACAATGTGGATTTTGCTACAATCCATCTGTATCCCGACCAATG GGTTCCGGGAGCTAGCGATGAAGCTCGAGCTAAATTTGTTGAAAAATGGATTAATGCACATATTGAGGATTGTGATTCCATCTTGAGAAAACCTTTACTGATTGCAGAATTTGGCAAGTCCTCTTGGTCTTCAGGTTACACCGTAGAAGCAAGGGATGAGTACTTTGGTGGGATATTCAACACGGCCTATGAAAGTGCAAGAAACCGGGGGTCGTGTTCAGGTACAACTTTTTGGCAAGTCATGGCGGAAGGAATGGATAACTGGGgtgatgggtaccaagttgtcttGGACCAAAACCCCTCCACTGCTGCAATAATTGCCAAGCAGTCTCAAAGAATTTCATCACTCAACTCTTCAACCAACCTAGAGTTCTCTCCCGTTGCTGTTGAAAAATAA
- the LOC128126117 gene encoding mannan endo-1,4-beta-mannosidase 4-like, whose product MPGKGNAVLKGDCKGKCHPSTINDSFVETRTHHFMVNGKPLYFNGFNAYWLMCMASDPSTRVKVTDAFQESSKIGMNLVRTWAFSDGGNKPLQTSPGFYNEDMFKGLDFVISEAKKYGIHLILSLVNNWDDFGGKKQYVQWARDHGGQYLNSDDDFFTNVVVKGYYKNHLKTILTRRNSITGVDYKDDSTIFAWELMNEARCQSDLSGKFLQEWIVEMAAEIKSIDKNHLLEIGLEGFYGESMPEKKQNNPGYEVGTDFITNNGVNNVDFATIHLYPDQWVPGASDEARAKFVEKWINAHIEDCDSILRKPLLIAEFGKSSWSSGYTVEARDEYFGGIFNTAYEIARNRGSCSGTTFWQVMAEGMDNWGDGYQVVLDQNPSTAAIIAKQSQRISSLNSSTNLEFSPVAVEK is encoded by the exons ATGCCAGGAAAAGGAAATGCAGTTCTAAAAGGAGATTGCAAGGGTAAATGCCACCCGTCAACCATTAACGATAGTTTTGTGGAGACAAGGACACATCATTTCATGGTTAATGGAAAGCCGTTGTATTTTAATGGCTTTAACGCCTACTGGTTAATGTGTATGGCTTCTGATCCATCTACAAGGGTGAAGGTCACAGATGCATTTCAAGAATCTTCCAAGATAGGAATGAACCTGGTTAGGACTTGGGCTTTTAGTGATGGTGGCAACAAACCCCTGCAAACCTCTCCCGGTTTTTACAATGAGGACATGTTTAAG GGATTGGATTTTGTGATATCAGAAGCGAAAAAGTATGGGATTCACTTGATTCTCAGCTTGGTTAATAACTGGGATGATTTTGGAGGTAAAAAACAATATGTTCAGTGGGCAAGGGATCATGGAGGACAATACTTGAATAGTGATGATGATTTCTTTACTAACGTTGTAGTTAAAGGATATTATAAGaatcatttgaag ACCATTCTTACGAGACGCAACTCAATCACCGGGGTTGACTACAAGGATGATTCCACCATCTTTGCATGGGAGCTAATGAACGAAGCCCGCTGCCAGTCTGATCTATCAGGGAAATTTCTACAG GAATGGATAGTAGAAATGGCAGCTGAAATAAAGTCCATTGATAAGAACCATCTTCTTGAAATCGGACTTGAAGGGTTTTATGGGGAATCAATGCCTGAAAAGAAGCAAAACAATCCGGGCTATGAAGTAGGGACCGACTTCATTACAAACAACGGCGTCAACAATGTGGATTTTGCTACAATCCATCTGTATCCCGACCAATG GGTTCCGGGAGCTAGCGATGAAGCTCGAGCTAAATTTGTTGAAAAATGGATTAATGCACATATTGAGGATTGTGATTCCATCTTGAGAAAACCTTTACTGATTGCAGAATTTGGCAAGTCCTCTTGGTCTTCAGGTTACACCGTAGAAGCAAGGGATGAGTACTTTGGTGGGATATTCAACACGGCCTATGAAATTGCAAGAAACCGGGGGTCGTGTTCAGGTACAACTTTTTGGCAAGTCATGGCGGAAGGAATGGATAACTGGGgtgatgggtaccaagttgtcttGGACCAAAACCCCTCCACTGCTGCAATAATTGCCAAGCAGTCTCAAAGAATTTCATCACTCAACTCTTCAACCAACCTAGAGTTCTCTCCCGTTGCTGTTGAAAAATAA
- the LOC111889378 gene encoding mannan endo-1,4-beta-mannosidase 4 — protein sequence MPGKGTAVLKGDCKGKCHPSTINDSFVETRTHHFMVNGKLLYFNGFNAYWLMCMASDPSTRVKVTDAFQESSKIGMNLVRTWAFSDGGNKPLQTSPGFYNEDMFKGLDFVISEAKKYGIHLILSLVNNWDDFGGKKQYVQWARDHGGQYLNSDDDFFTNVVVKGYYKNHLKTILTRRNSITGVDYKDDSTIFAWELMNEPRCQSDLSGKFLQEWIVEMAAEIKSIDKNHLLEIGLEGFYGESMPEKKQNNPGYEVGTDFITNNGVNNVDFATIHLYPDQWVPGASDEARAKFVEKWINAHIEDCDSILRKPLLIAEFGKSSWSSGYTVEARDEYFGGIFNTAYESARNRGSCSGTTFWQVMAEGMDNWGDGYQVVLDQNPSTAAIIAKQSQRISSLNSSTNLEFSPVAVEK from the exons ATGCCAGGAAAAGGAACTGCAGTTCTAAAAGGAGATTGCAAGGGTAAATGCCACCCGTCAACCATTAACGATAGTTTTGTGGAGACAAGGACACATCATTTCATGGTTAATGGAAAGCTGTTGTATTTTAATGGCTTTAACGCCTACTGGTTAATGTGTATGGCTTCTGATCCATCTACAAGGGTGAAG GTCACAGATGCATTTCAAGAATCTTCCAAGATAGGAATGAACCTGGTTAGGACTTGGGCTTTTAGTGATGGTGGCAACAAACCCCTGCAAACCTCTCCCGGTTTTTACAATGAGGACATGTTTAAG GGATTGGATTTTGTGATATCAGAAGCGAAAAAGTATGGGATTCACTTGATTCTCAGCTTGGTTAATAACTGGGATGATTTTGGAGGTAAAAAACAATATGTTCAGTGGGCAAGGGATCATGGAGGACAATACTTGAATAGTGATGATGATTTCTTTACTAACGTTGTAGTTAAAGGATATTATAAGaatcatttgaag ACCATTCTTACGAGACGCAACTCAATCACCGGGGTTGACTACAAGGATGATTCCACCATCTTTGCATGGGAGCTAATGAACGAACCCCGCTGCCAGTCTGATCTATCAGGGAAATTTCTACAG GAATGGATAGTAGAAATGGCAGCTGAAATAAAGTCCATTGATAAGAACCATCTTCTCGAAATCGGACTTGAAGGGTTTTATGGGGAATCAATGCCTGAAAAGAAGCAAAACAATCCGGGCTATGAAGTAGGGACCGACTTCATTACAAACAACGGCGTCAACAATGTGGATTTTGCTACAATCCATCTGTATCCCGACCAATG GGTTCCGGGAGCTAGCGATGAAGCTCGAGCTAAATTTGTTGAAAAATGGATTAATGCACATATTGAGGATTGTGATTCCATCTTGAGAAAACCTTTACTGATTGCAGAATTTGGCAAGTCCTCTTGGTCTTCAGGTTACACCGTAGAAGCAAGGGATGAGTACTTTGGTGGGATATTCAACACGGCCTATGAAAGTGCAAGAAACCGGGGGTCGTGTTCAGGTACAACTTTTTGGCAAGTCATGGCGGAAGGAATGGATAACTGGGgtgatgggtaccaagttgtcttGGACCAAAACCCCTCCACTGCTGCAATAATTGCCAAGCAGTCTCAAAGAATTTCATCACTCAACTCTTCAACCAACCTAGAGTTCTCTCCCGTTGCTGTTGAAAAATAA
- the LOC128126115 gene encoding mannan endo-1,4-beta-mannosidase 4-like, translating to MPGKGNAVLKGDCKGKCHPSTINDSFVETRTHHFMVNGKPLYFNGFNAYWLMCMASDPSTRVKVTDAFQESSKIGMNLVRTWAFSDGGNKPLQTSPGFYNEDMFKGLDFVISEAKKYGIHLILSLVNNWDDFGGKKQYVQWARDHGGQYLNSDDDFFTNVVVKGYYKNHLKTILTRRNSITGVDYKDDSTIFAWELMNEPRCQSDLSGKFLQEWIVEMAAEIKSIDKNHLLEIGLEGFYGESMPEKKQNNPGYEVGTDFITNNGVNNVDFATIHLYPDQWVPGASDEARAKFVEKWINAHIEDCDSILRKPLLIAEFGKSSWSLGYTVEARDEYFGGIFNTAYESARNRGSCSGTTFWQVMAEGMDNWGDGYQVVLDQNPSTAAIIAKQSQRISSLNSSTNLEFSPVAVEK from the exons ATGCCAGGAAAAGGAAATGCAGTTCTAAAAGGAGATTGCAAGGGTAAATGCCACCCGTCAACCATTAACGATAGTTTTGTGGAGACAAGGACACATCATTTCATGGTTAATGGAAAGCCGTTGTATTTTAATGGCTTTAACGCCTACTGGTTAATGTGTATGGCTTCTGATCCATCTACAAGGGTGAAGGTCACAGATGCATTTCAAGAATCTTCCAAGATAGGAATGAACCTGGTTAGGACTTGGGCTTTTAGTGATGGTGGCAACAAACCCCTGCAAACCTCTCCCGGTTTTTACAATGAGGACATGTTTAAG GGATTGGATTTTGTGATATCAGAAGCGAAAAAGTATGGGATTCACTTGATTCTCAGCTTGGTTAATAACTGGGATGATTTTGGAGGTAAAAAACAATATGTTCAGTGGGCAAGGGATCATGGAGGACAATACTTGAATAGTGATGATGATTTCTTTACTAACGTTGTAGTTAAAGGATATTATAAGaatcatttgaag ACCATTCTTACGAGACGCAACTCAATCACCGGGGTTGACTACAAGGATGATTCCACCATCTTTGCATGGGAGCTAATGAACGAACCCCGCTGCCAGTCTGATCTATCAGGGAAATTTCTACAG GAATGGATAGTAGAAATGGCAGCTGAAATAAAGTCCATTGATAAGAACCATCTTCTCGAAATCGGACTTGAAGGGTTTTATGGGGAATCAATGCCTGAAAAGAAGCAAAACAATCCGGGCTATGAAGTAGGGACCGACTTCATTACAAACAACGGCGTCAACAATGTGGATTTTGCTACAATCCATCTGTATCCCGACCAATG GGTTCCGGGAGCTAGCGATGAAGCTCGAGCTAAATTTGTTGAAAAATGGATTAATGCACATATTGAGGATTGTGATTCCATCTTGAGAAAACCTTTACTGATTGCAGAATTTGGCAAGTCCTCTTGGTCTTTAGGTTACACCGTAGAAGCAAGGGATGAGTACTTTGGTGGGATATTCAACACGGCCTATGAAAGTGCAAGAAACCGGGGGTCGTGTTCAGGTACAACTTTTTGGCAAGTCATGGCGGAAGGAATGGATAACTGGGgtgatgggtaccaagttgtcttGGACCAAAACCCCTCCACTGCTGCAATAATTGCCAAGCAGTCTCAAAGAATTTCATCACTCAACTCTTCAACCAACCTAGAGTTCTCTCCCGTTGCTGTTGAAAAATAA
- the LOC128126118 gene encoding mannan endo-1,4-beta-mannosidase 4-like: MPGKGNAVLKGDCKGKCHPSTINDSFVETRTHHFLVNGKPLYFNGFNAYWLMCMASDPSTRVKVTDAFQESSKIGMNLVRTWAFSDGGNKPLQTSPGFYDEDMFKGLDFVISEAKKYGIHLILSLVNNWDDFGGKKQYVQWARDHGGQYLNSDDDFFTNVVVKGYYKNHLKTILTRRNSITGVDYKDDSTIFAWELMNEPRCQSDLSGKFLQEWIVEMAAEIKSIDKNHLLEIGLEGFYGESMPEKKQNNPGYEVGTDFITNNGVNNVDFATIHLYPDQWVPGASDEARAKFVEKWINAHIEDCDSILRKPLLIAEFGKSSWSSGYTVEARDEYFGGIFNTAYESARNRGSCSGTTFWQVMAEGMDNWGDGYQVVLDQNPSTAAIIAKQSQRISSLNSSTNLEFSPVAVEK, translated from the exons ATGCCAGGAAAAGGAAATGCAGTTCTAAAAGGAGATTGCAAGGGTAAATGCCACCCGTCAACCATTAACGATAGTTTTGTGGAGACAAGGACACATCATTTCTTGGTTAATGGAAAGCCGTTGTATTTTAATGGCTTTAACGCCTACTGGTTAATGTGTATGGCTTCTGATCCATCTACAAGGGTGAAGGTCACAGATGCATTTCAAGAATCTTCCAAGATAGGAATGAACCTGGTTAGGACTTGGGCTTTTAGTGATGGTGGCAACAAACCCCTGCAAACCTCTCCCGGTTTTTACGATGAGGACATGTTTAAG GGATTGGATTTTGTGATATCAGAAGCGAAAAAGTATGGGATTCACTTGATTCTCAGCTTGGTTAATAACTGGGATGATTTTGGAGGTAAAAAACAATATGTTCAGTGGGCAAGGGATCATGGAGGACAATACTTGAATAGTGATGATGATTTCTTTACTAACGTTGTAGTTAAAGGATATTATAAGaatcatttgaag ACCATTCTTACGAGACGCAACTCAATCACCGGGGTTGACTACAAGGATGATTCCACCATCTTTGCATGGGAGCTAATGAACGAACCCCGCTGCCAGTCTGATCTATCAGGGAAATTTCTACAG GAATGGATAGTAGAAATGGCAGCTGAAATAAAGTCCATTGATAAGAACCATCTTCTCGAAATCGGACTTGAAGGGTTTTATGGGGAATCAATGCCTGAAAAGAAGCAAAACAATCCGGGCTATGAAGTAGGGACCGACTTCATTACAAACAACGGCGTCAACAATGTGGATTTTGCTACAATCCATCTGTATCCCGACCAATG GGTTCCGGGAGCTAGCGATGAAGCTCGAGCTAAATTTGTTGAAAAATGGATTAATGCACATATTGAGGATTGTGATTCCATCTTGAGAAAACCTTTACTGATTGCAGAATTTGGCAAGTCCTCTTGGTCTTCAGGTTACACCGTAGAAGCAAGGGATGAGTACTTTGGTGGGATATTCAACACGGCCTATGAAAGTGCAAGAAACCGGGGGTCGTGTTCAGGTACAACTTTTTGGCAAGTCATGGCGGAAGGAATGGATAACTGGGgtgatgggtaccaagttgtcttGGACCAAAACCCCTCCACTGCTGCAATAATTGCCAAGCAGTCTCAAAGAATTTCATCACTCAACTCTTCAACCAACCTAGAGTTCTCTCCCGTTGCTGTTGAAAAATAA